The genomic stretch CTTCACCTGTCTAGCAAGTTCTTTTGCATAGAGCGCTCCAATAACAAGACCAAATCCCCAGTTGATCCAGCTTGCCAGCAGAGATACGAGTGTGACGTATACAATCGCTTGCCCCGGTGTTTTCGCTCTTTTTGCAAGAAAACGTAGACCCTTCTTAAAAAGTGGACTACTTGCGAGAACATAGCCTGTGACGAGCACAAGCACCATTTGCATGGAAAAAGCAAGTAAACTCCAAAACCCTTCTCCAAAATATTGAACCATCTGAACTGGTGAACTTCCGGTAAAAATCATTCCGAACGCAAATACAACAAACGTTAAAATGATTACAAACAAAAACGGATCTGGCAAATACCGTTGCATGATCCGATTGGACAATGCGATGGAAGATTTCAGCATACATTCAACTCCTTTATGTAATAAGGTACTTCAACTTCATTCGGTAACAAATCTATTGTTTCCTCCCAAATAAGAAAACGTTTTCAAAATATAAATTTCTTAAAAACAAAAAAAGAGCCGCAGTATTGCGACTTTACTTTTCCCTTTCCTTCAAAAACGCTTGAATCATATCAACATAAGGTTGAGTGAAATATCGGTTGTAATGAATCGTTGAAAGCCGTATTGGATCTCCAAAGAAAAACCGTTCAAATTGCGTTTGACGAGAGCCAAATGCACTCATCCCAAAATCCCACGCCATTCGAAATAGCTGCACGCGTTCTTTTGCATTGATGTTCGCACCTTGAAGATATTTCGCCAAATCTTCTTGAATGCTTGAATTAAAGTCCTTCTCAGTAGGGATTGAAATCAGCCCGCTGGCACCAAGTAGTTGTATGATCTCAATTAATCTTGGATAAACACCAGAAAAATATTGAATGGCAGCCTTCAATGGCTGACTCTCTGGAACAAGTGTACCAAATTGATTTAATCGACTATTGACTTCAGAAGCAATTAGCAGTGCTTTCATAATTTCAAGTGTCGTGATAATTTCACTCATTTTTAACTTAATATGTTCGTACTCTTGAATTTGAATCGCTTCTCCCATTAACTCACATAGTCCAAGAATATATTCTACTTTCACTACCTGCCTGCACACAGCTTGAAATTGTAGGAACGTGTACAGACCAGTCGCTTCTTCCATCTCCCCAACAATTTGGGCATCTTTATAAAGAAAGACACATTCCCAGGGGACAAGAACATCTTCAAATACGACGATTGAATCAATTTCCTCAAACTGAGAAGCAAGGGGATGATCAAATCGCGAATCACGATAACAAAACGATTCCCTACATATGAATTTCAGTCCTTTAGTATTAGATGGAATCATAAAACCGAATAAATAAGCATCATCCAGTGTGTAGCC from Bacillus sp. Cs-700 encodes the following:
- the hpaB gene encoding 4-hydroxyphenylacetate 3-monooxygenase, oxygenase component encodes the protein MINGREYIERIDALQNEVWIEGGRCAGKLSELAPFKGILKSKAALYDYQCQPANQKLFRYSTPDCKGDYGFSYHQPTSVEDLTKRRLATQEWARLSAGLMGRSPDYMNTLLMTLGYAAPHFARDQKAFGDNIKRLYEKAREKDLSITHTFINPQVNRSVGQYFDDTNVTAAKVVEEKEEGIVIKGARLLATQGGLTDELLVLPAGGYTLDDAYLFGFMIPSNTKGLKFICRESFCYRDSRFDHPLASQFEEIDSIVVFEDVLVPWECVFLYKDAQIVGEMEEATGLYTFLQFQAVCRQVVKVEYILGLCELMGEAIQIQEYEHIKLKMSEIITTLEIMKALLIASEVNSRLNQFGTLVPESQPLKAAIQYFSGVYPRLIEIIQLLGASGLISIPTEKDFNSSIQEDLAKYLQGANINAKERVQLFRMAWDFGMSAFGSRQTQFERFFFGDPIRLSTIHYNRYFTQPYVDMIQAFLKEREK